The following coding sequences are from one Plectropomus leopardus isolate mb chromosome 10, YSFRI_Pleo_2.0, whole genome shotgun sequence window:
- the parp9 gene encoding protein mono-ADP-ribosyltransferase PARP9, with translation MACKLDLPLHGTSLNIVRRCGSALCDVVQSKFGCVASIDGVYFDGDSNGAQQMGPTVVPEKRLTVKLPSGVQVSVWKADLTNFTVDAVVNAANDHLKHGGGLAQALSKAGGSQIQKDSEDYIKKHGSLRTGDAVVMDAGLLPCMKIIHAVGPQLNTFASKSDLLKAEPQLESAIKNILNRVKEHKLQSVAIPAISSGLFHYPLPECATTIVKTVKHYYESFHSPGHLPKEIHLVNHDEPTVKEMERACRQILATSKHRGDTKTSTLSVQLGNTHLTLVRGKIEEQQTDVIVNTASLQRDLSVGQISNALLQRAGRGMQHELNAAPQTGHVTPTDPYRLQCKKVFHTFCIEKGKDPVQQTAAKRVLFESVLDCLRLAGTERYTSIAFPAIGTGALGFDKKEAALIMSDAVANFAGKFQRKMEVYFVIFPYDNDTFKAFEEQMGHLQKRASHSSFTHAFEHREDSHGSRASTPQIILKSPSNETVREAEQWLHVLLFKFFDKVVIYNNFILHFGEKEYLQLSRLMKNGVSIEEVFEKGHAGIIVTGDTVEDVVVAVLQVEAMLCTIQREFVTEEECAMLSAVLTNNLSFDRQTVKKSSQEFKVICSGFEKHGLWIVKVDKVENETLKVIFDLKKNQLSYSKRPREMLQRIPAQFCEMVSHIGFHAEIAPPDEPEYGEGIYFAAKLSTAMEVWKQQRGRKEEYLYFVQAEVLTGNSVPGKPGLIMPPLVGTDPQIMYDSVSGGSGDISVIFSGSQALPTYIITCKRS, from the exons ATGGCCTGTAAATTAGACCTTCCACTTCATGGGACCTCACTCAACATTGTGAGACGATGTGGATCTGCTCTGTGTGATGTCGTTCAGAGCAAATTTGGATGTGTGGCCTCCATCGATGGTGTGTATTTTGACGGAGATTCAAACGGTGCACAGCAGATGGGGCCAACTGTTGTCCCTGAGAAAAGGTTAACCGTGAAGCTGCCCTCAGGTGTTCAGGTATCTGTGTGGAAGGCTGATCTCACCAATTTCACAGTGGATGCTGTTGTGAATGCTGCTAATGACCATCTTAAGCATGGTGGTGGTCTGGCTCAAGCTCTGTCCAAAGCGGGCGGGTCACAAATCCAAAAGGACAGTGAAGACTACATCAAGAAGCACGGTAGCTTGAGAACAGGAGATGCAGTTGTCATGGATGCTGGATTACTTCCATGCATGAAGATAATTCATGCTGTGGGCCCGCAGCTCAACACATTTGCCTCTAAGTCTGATCTTTTAAAGGCTGAACCACAGTTGGAGAGTGCCATCAAGAACATTCTCAACAGAGTTAAAGAACACAAGCTGCAGTCTGTTGCCATTCCTGCTATCAGCTCTGGTTTGTTCCACTACCCCCTGCCAGAATGTGCAACCACCATCgtgaaaactgtgaaacacTACTATGAAAGCTTTCACTCTCCAGGACATCTACCTAAAGAAATCCACCTTGTGAACCATGATGAGCCTACAGTCAAAGAAATGGAGAGAGCCTGCCGTCAGATATTAGCAACCAGCAAACACAGAGGGGACACCAAAACCTCAACACTTTCTGTCCAACTTGGAAACACCCATCTGACACTGGTGAGGGGTAAAATTGAAGAACAGCAG ACAGATGTCATCGTGAATACTGCATCACTACAGCGAGACTTGAGCGTTGGCCAAATCTCCAACGCTTTACTGCAGAGAGCTGGTCGTGGAATGCAGCACGAACTTAATGCTGCTCCTCAGACCGGACACGTCACCCCCACAGATCCctacaggctgcaatgtaaaaaGGTGTTTCATACTTTTTGCATTGAAAAGGGGAAGGACCCagtgcagcagacagcagcgAAGAGG GTTCTTTTCGAATCAGTATTGGATTGCTTGAGGTTGGCAGGCACAGAGCGCTACACATCAATTGCTTTTCCTGCCATCGGCACCGGAGCCCTCGGGTTCGATAAAAAAGAAGCTGCCTTAATCATGTCAGATGCAGTGGCCAACTTTGCTGGAAAGTTTCAGAGGAAGatggaagtttattttgtcatatttcctTATGACAACGACACATTCAAG GCATTTGAGGAACAAATGGGACATCTCCAGAAAAGAGCTTCTCATTCCAGCTTTACCCATG CATTTGAGCACAGAGAGGACTCCCATGGCAGCAGAGCTTCCACTCCACAGATCATCCTGAAGAGCCCCTCTAATGAAACAGTACGCGAGGCTGAACAATGGCTCCATGTTCTTCTCTTCAAGTTCTTTGACAAAGTCGTTATCTACAACAACTTCATCCTGCACTTTGGCGAGAAGGAATATCTGCAGCTGTCCCGTCTGATGAAAAACGGCGTTTCCATCGAGGAGGTCTTCGAGAAAGGTCATGCAGGCATCATTGTAACAGGGGATACAGTTGAAGATGTTGTAGTTGCTGTGTTGCAGGTGGAGGCCATGCTCTGCACCATCCAGAGGGAGTTTGTCACAGAGGAAGAGTGTGCCATGCTTTCTGCTGTGTTGACCAACAATCTGTCctttgacagacagacagttaaaaAGTCAAGCCAAGAGTTCAAAGTCATATGTTCTGGCTTTGAAAAGCATGGGCTTTGGATAGTGAAG gtggACAAAGTGGAGAACGAAACACTGAAGGTTATCTTTGACCTCAAGAAAAATCAGCTGAGCTACTCCAAGCGTCCTCGGGAGATGCTTCAACGCATCCCTGCACAGTTCTGTGAGATGGTTAGCCACATCGGATTCCATGCAGAGATCGCACCACCTGATG AGCCAGAATATGGAGAAGGCATCTACTTTGCTGCCAAGTTGTCAACAGCCATGGAAGTGTGGAAGCAGCAGAGGGGGCGAAAGGAGGAGTACCTGTACTTTGTGCAGGCAGAGGTGCTGACAGGAAACTCTGTCCCTGGTAAACCAGGTCTCATTATGCCACCTCTTGTGGGGACAGATCCACAGATTATGTATGACAGTGTGAGCGGAGGGTCTGGTGATATCTCTGTGATATTTAGTGGTTCACAAGCTCTGCCCACTTACATTATCACCTGTAAGCGCTCCTGA
- the parp14rs1 gene encoding poly(ADP-ribose) polymerase family member 14-related sequence 1, translating to MMADAYLYALLVELEENNVPRLKNKLVKYFQSKKSNGGDCEVEYENGSRTAVLRFRREEDQQNVLCKESHQISLDKGLLKMTVRLPTDETTTREAPSDELNNKLDVAVNIKTSSPDERMPAVDVQTEARGGRDDEAAGEELCCTSAVLGNIPETLNQEFLEMLVENVLKNPDSPAATQSFTLEVIPDISSAVVTFQSGKENTDFVTRCPQNRTFTKKGLSVRPLGVTELVLIEDIQNFSEDVLSLYLENAGWEVEHVALIEEEQSAIITFKDHKAVQKIIKKKHHIKHEEIKVYPYYKSLGTALFGKDKPPLKLPAAVSEPIDYAVWKYLNDNQSEAEAIQSQLAKDFCNVNLNQPTVCLSPVSSLLQQKDAKVIIKEWRDTVKSAFAQALSKFKSLKLQPEPEVWEESEVKIEQTLLNEDVVVVPDKANGFLLVGGLVADVNRLEQTLCEVVSKIAKRVQREKFSVTQEIKLSPSIFHILCQNGLQDKLLHVYPDLKMSYRKDSPDLIVTGLRDEILTASKVIYDAMFALKRQNLELDNYVLDLLKDEQQEELTDALLISQGINAAFEINAYRLQLLAVSDRDLNDAEEHLRGLLISQYIDVEDSNVLDKPEWQDLVTELENADNESCRRIGIQTTNQQVVVSGHKDSVTRVSSEIADFLMQNAQVEETVVVKANVIVEYIKKLDTYWLEQVEDKVKVSYKKEAVCLSGSRVDVTEGKTLVEKLVSSLVFEGLKVSLPSVKKFFQDKEAMYVSSLLNETGCLVQLVNETSGGQDDLARGQVSKHVYQLHTADGVEIAVLKADMCSYPVHAVINASNTVLKHSGGLSGALLKAAGPQLQDECDRLINAKGHLRPGECVITGAGGQLYCKNIIHAVGPKFDPAHPQRSVALLKNAVKGSLQLAEEHSCASVALPAISKNLGFSLQLCADTIIKAVKEHCDEYDDINLKKIHLVNNDDSTVQAMEAAVRREFGNHGSSLNQPNLPTQTTKSDTVKHVGSADCLVEVQTSEGLGVTLMKGHIENATTEVTVNTASEDLNLNRGAVSNAILGAAGPDLQQLVTANKAHGNVGEVIVTEGCNLISKQVFHAVAPHWDKGQGTAEKTLSGIFKDCLDKAEDSGLTSISFPAIGTGNLGFPKDLAASLILDEILAFSKRQPKHLKKVVIILYSGDASTIKVFGDEFMKKFPNASGGTMPMSSPQSQVSQGPFSKVVSGSGMHETKMGGVVIQVVTGDITKETTDVIVNSSNESFSLKSGVSKAILDAAGQAVEAECQKLGAQANPGMILTQPGNLKCKKILHLVGQTDPIKIKRVVKDALQMCEKNSHTSVSFPAIGTGQGNVQAQQVADAMLDAVVDVLTQNTSSPLKTIRIVIFQPPMLKDFYNSMHQREATDPKDKTGFWGNIGSKIKLLFNSGSPEKPQKDGDFVIEPLKVDPSSFHICGESQARVDAAKKWINDLLSKEQNSICISDNTILSFSDTDHQRIVDIQKTMGVTIRTESKKSQVSVTIEGLSKDVLKASHEIHELLRAVRDEEEQKTKVELASKVVDWQYQKQGLQFQSFDSKANFKLEQALEKKLPNVKVTVQGQDYTVTMPKGPATDSQGHTLQIKRIDRLKDQDTPEHWDAMPANTSCQAITIKAGTAEHTEVLKLFQSSCQRPVIKIERIQNPVLWKSLQIKKHDMEVRNKHQNNEKRLFHGTCHTTVAYINEHGFNRSYAGKNAACYGNGTYFAVNASYSAQDTYSKPNQNGEKFMYLCRVLTGDFTTGQQNMITPPAKGPVSIQKYDSVVDNLAKPTMYIIFHDSQACPEYLITFK from the exons ATGATGGCGGACGCATATTTGTATGCTCTGCTCGTCGAGCTCGAAGAAAACAACGTACCcagacttaaaaacaaattggtGAAATACTTTCAAAGTAAGAAATCTAACGGTGGCGACTGTGAGGTTGAATATGAAAACGGCAGCAGGACGGCGGTGCTACGCTTCCGCAGAGAGGAGG accaacaaaatgtgttgtgcAAAGAATCGCATCAGATCAGTTTGGATAAAGGCTTGTTGAAGATGACAGTGCGCTTACCTACAGATGAGACAACAACACGG GAAGCTCCATCTGATGAACTCAACAACAAAT TGGATGTTGCTGTAAACATCAAGACATCGAGCCCAGATGAACGCATGCCTGCAGTCGATGTTCAGACAGAGGCGAGAGGAGGTAGAGATGATGAGGCGGCTGGAGAAGAGCTGTGCTGCACTTCGGCAGTTTTAGGAAACATTCCAGAGACGTTAAACCAAGAGTTTTTGGAGATGCTGGTGGAGAACGTTTTAAAGAATCCTGACTCTCCAGCTGCCACCCAGAGCTTCACTTTGGAAGTCATTCCTGACATCTCCTCTGCTGTGGTGACTTTCCAGAGTGGAAAAG aaaacactgatttcGTGACAAGATGCCCCCAAAACAGGACGTTCACGAAGAAAGGACTATCAGTAAGGCCTCTCGGCGTCACAGAGCTTGTTCTAATCGAAGACATACAAAATTTTAGTGAGGACGTCCTCAGcctttatttagaaaatgcagGTTGGGAAGTGGAGCATGTTGCGCTTATTGAAGAAGAACAGTCTGCCATCATCACCTTCAAAGACCATAAAG CCGTTCAGAAAATCATTAAGAAAAAGCATCACATCAAGCATGAAGAGATCAAAGTTTATCCTTACTATAAATCTTTGGGAACAGCCCTCTTCGGCAAGGACAAACCCCCACTAAAACtccctgctgctgtctctgaACCCATTGACTATGCTGTCTGGAAATACTTAAATGACAATCAGTCAGAAGCAGAGGCCATTCAAAGTCAGCTGGCAAAAGATTTCTGCAACGTGAACCTCAACCAGCCAACTGTGTGCCTGAGCCCTGTATCTTCACTACTACAGCAAAAGGATGCCAAAGTCATCATCAAAGAGTGGAGAGACACTGTAAAGTCAGCCTTTGCACAAGCTCTGTCAAAATTCAAATCCCTGAAGCTTCAGCCAGAGCCAGAGGTATGGGAAGAATCTGAGGTGAAGATCGAGCAGACGCTACTGAATGAAGATGTGGTTGTTGTGCCTGATAAAGCCAATGGTTTCTTATTAGTGGGTGGCCTGGTGGCTGATGTCAATAGACTAGAGCAGACTCTTTGTGAAGTCGTAAGCAAGATTGCCAAAAGGGTGCAGAGGGAGAAATTTAGCGTGACCCAAGAGATCAAATTGTCACCATCAATTTTCCACATCCTGTGTCAAAATGGTCTTCAGGACAAGCTGCTACATGTCTACCCAGACCTCAAAATGTCATATAGAAAAGACAGTCCAGATTTGATCGTTACTGGCTTGAGGGATGAGATTTTGACAGCAAGCAAAGTCATATATGATGCAATGTTTGCATTAAAACGACAGAATTTAGAATTAGATAACTATGTTCTTGACTTGTTGAAGGATGAACAACAAGAGGAGCTTACAGATGCTCTCCTCATATCCCAAGGGATAAATGCAGCTTTTGAGATCAATGCATACAGGTTGCAACTCCTTGCTGTTTCTGACAGAGATCTGAATGATGCTGAGGAGCATCTGCGGGGTCTGCTAATATCTCAATACATTGATGTTGAAGACAGTAATGTCCTGGACAAGCCAGAGTGGCAGGACCTGGTCACTGAATTAGAGAATGCCGACAATGAGTCATGCAGAAGAATTGGAATCCAGACCACTAATCAACAAGTCGTGGTGTCTGGCCACAAGGACAGTGTCACAAGGGTTAGCAGTGAAATTGCTGACTTCTTAATGCAGAATGCTCAAGTTGAAGAGACAGTTGTGGTCAAGGCTAATGTCATAGttgaatacattaaaaaacttgACACATATTGGTTGGAGCAAGTGGAAGACAAAGTGAAGGTGTCTTATAAAAAGGAGGCTGTCTGTCTTAGTGGCTCTAGAGTTGATGTCACAGAGGGCAAGACCTTGGTTGAAAAACTGGTCTCTTCTTTGGTCTTTGAAGGTTTAAAGGTCTCCTTGCCTAGTGTGAAGAAGTTCTTCCAGGATAAAGAAGCTATGTATGTTTCCTCACTGTTGAATGAAACTGGCTGCCTGGTGCAGCTGGTTAATGAGACGAGCGGTGGACAGGACGACTTGGCCCGAGGGCAAGTATCAAAGCATGTATATCAGCTTCATACAGCTGATGGAGTGGAAATAGCTGTTCTCAAGGCAGATATGTGCAGCTACCCAGTCCATGCAGTTATCAATGCTTCTAATACAGTCTTAAAACATAGTGGTGGTCTTTCAGGGGCACTTCTTAAGGCTGCTGGCCCTCAGTTGCAGGATGAATGTGACAGACTAATTAATGCGAAAGGACATCTCAGGCCTGGAGAATGTGTCATAACTGGTGCAGGGGGACAGCTTTACTGCAAAAACATCATCCATGCAGTGGGACCCAAGTTTGACCCTGCTCATCCCCAGAGGTCTGTGGCGCTGTTAAAAAATGCCGTCAAAGGAAGCTTGCAACTTGCTGAAGAACACAGCTGCGCCTCTGTGGCTCTGCCCGCCATCAGCAAAAACCTTGGTTTTTCTCTCCAGTTATGTGCAGACACCATTATCAAAGCAGTGAAGGAGCACTGTGATGAGTATGATGACATCAACCTGAAGAAGATCCATTTGGTGAACAATGACGACAGCACTGTTCAGGCTATGGAAGCAGCTGTCAGACGAGAGTTTGGGAATCATGGTAGTAGTCTTAATCAACCAAATCTCCCTACGCAAACCACCAAGTCTGACACTGTGAAACATGTTGGATCTGCTGACTGCTTGGTTGAAGTGCAGACCTCAGAGGGCTTGGGCGTCACTCTCATGAAAGGACATATAGAGAATGCCACG ACGGAGGTGACCGTTAATACTGCATCTGAAGATCTCAACCTGAACAGAGGGGCAGTTTCAAATGCCATCTTGGGTGCGGCCGGACCCGATCTTCAGCAGTTGGTAACTGCAAATAAGGCTCATGGAAATGTTGGTGAGGTCATTGTTACTGAGGGCTGCAACCTGATAAGCAAACAAGTCTTTCATGCAGTTGCACCTCATTGGGACAAAGGACAAGGCACAGCTGAAAAG ACCTTGAGTGGCATTTTCAAGGATTGCTTGGACAAGGCAGAAGACAGTGGTCTGACCTCAATATCCTTCCCTGCCATCGGCACAGGAAACCTGGGTTTCCCAAAAGACCTTGCAGCCTCATTGATTTTGGACGAAATCTTAGCATTTAGCAAGAGACAACCTAAGCACTTGAAGAAGGTTGTGATCATCCTTTACTCAGGAGATGCATCAACTATCAAG GTCTTTGGTgatgaattcatgaagaaattCCCAAATGCCTCAGGTGGTACGATGCCCATGAGTTCTCCACAAAGTCAAG TGTCTCAAGGCCCCTTCTCTAAAGTTGTCTCGGGCTCAGGAATGCATGAGACCAAAATGGGAGGTGTGGTTATACAGGTGGTCACAGGAGACATAACCAAGGAGACCACTGATGTCATCGTCAACTCCTCCAATGAGTCATTTTCTCTTAAGTCAG GAGTATCGAAGGCCATTCTTGATGCAGCTGGTCAGGCTGTTGAAGCAGAGTGCCAAAAACTCG GTGCCCAGGCCAACCCAGGCATGATACTAACCCAGCCAGGCAACCTCAAGTGTAAGAAGATCCTCCACCTGGTTGGACAGACGGACCCAATAAAAATCAAAAGGGTTGTGAAAGATGCACTTCAAATGTGTGAGaaaaactcacacacatctGTCTCATTTCCTGCCATTGGCACAG GTCAAGGCAATGTGCAGGCACAGCAGGTGGCGGACGCCATGTTGGATGCAGTGGTTGATGTGTTGACCCAAAACACTTCCAGCCCCTTGAAGACCATTCGGATAGTTATTTTTCAGCCACCCATGCTAAAAGATTTCTACAACAGCATGCACCAGAGAGAAGCCACTGATCCAAAAGATAAAACAGGCTTCTGGGGAAACATAGGCTCCAAAATTAAAT TATTATTTAATAGTGGAAGCCCTGAAAAGCCACAGAAAGATGGCGATTTTGTCATCGAGCCTCTGAAAGTTGACCCCTCTTCCTTCCACATCTGTGGCGAATCGCAGGCAAGAGTAGACGCAGCCAAGAAGTGGATCAACGACCTGTTATCTAAGGAACAAAACAGCATCTGCATTTCAGACAACACCATCCTTAGCTTCTCCGACACAGACCACCAGCGCATCGTTGACATCCAGAAGACCATGGGTGTCACAATAAGGACAGAGAGCAAGAAATCCCAGGTCTCAGTCACCATTGAGGGGCTCAGCAAGGATGTGCTCAAAGCCAGCCATGAGATCCATGAGCTGCTGAGGGCAGTGAGGgatgaggaggagcagaagacAAAAGTGGAGCTGGCGAGCAAAGTGGTAGACTGGCAGTACCAGAAGCAGGGGCTTCAGTTTCAGAGCTTTGATTCAAAGGCCAACTTCAAGCTTGAGCAAGCATTGGAAAAGAAGCTACCGAATGTAAAAGTTACAGTTCAGGGTCAAGACTACACAGTCACTATGCCAAAGGGACCTGCTACTGATAGCCAGGGACACACCCTGCAGATAAAGCGCATCGACAGACTGAAAG ATCAAGACACACCTGAGCACTGGGATGCAATGCCAGCCAACACCTCATGCCAGGCGATCACCATTAAGGCTGGGACAGCAGAGCACACCGAAGTCCTGAAACTGTTCCAGAGCTCATGCCAACGGCCCGTTATTAAG ATCGAGAGGATCCAGAACCCTGTGTTGTGGAAAAGCTTACAGATCAAGAAGCATGACATGGAGGTGAGAAACAAGCATCAGAACAACGAGAAACGCCTCTTTCACGGTACCTGTCACACCACTGTGGCCTACATTAACGAACACGGCTTCAACAGGAGTTACGCAGGAAAGAATG CTGCTTGTTACGGCAATGGCACATACTTTGCTGTCAATGCCAGTTACTCTGCTCAAGACACCTACTCCAAGCCTAATCAAAATGGCGAGAAGTTCATGTACCTTTGTCGAGTGCTGACGGGGGATTTCACCACTGGACAACAAAACATGATCACACCACCGGCCAAGGGCCCCGTCTCCATTCAGAAGTACGACAGCGTTGTAGACAACCTGGCCAAACCCACCATGTACATTATCTTCCACGACAGCCAGGCTTGTCCTGAATATTTGATTACATTCAAGTGA